In the genome of Campylobacter concisus, the window AGTTCATAAGGCTCAAATCCAAATAGCTCACAAACGCCCATCACTTCGTCTGCGACCTTGATATTTTCTTCAAAAACTAAGATGTCAAATTTAGCAAATTTAGCCCATTCATTTAGTACTGCACTTAGTCCGCCTCTAGTTGCATCACGCATAGTTTGCGGCTTTATGCCAGCGCTAAATAGCTTTAAAGCAACCTCTTTTAGGCTCTTGCAGTCACTTTTTAGATCAAGCCCAAGCTCAAATTCCTCTCTTGCTGCTAGCACCACGCCGCCGTGTCTGCCAACATCTCCAGAGATTAAAATTTTTGCCCCTGCTTTTAAATTTTTAAGCTCCACGCCTTCGCAAACTATCTCACCGATACCTGCTGTGTTTATGAAAATTTTATCGCATTTGCCCTTTGGCACGACCTTCGTATCGCCACAAACTACGCTCACGCCGCTATCTTTGCAAGTTTTTGCAAGCGAGCCAAGCACCTTTTCAAGCTCCTCTACACTAAGCCCCTCTTCGATGATGAGCGAGCAGCTTAGGTATTTAGCGCTTGCACCAACCATTGCTAGGTCGTTTATCGTACCGCAAGCTGCGATCTTGCCGATGTCGCCACCATTAAAAAAAATGGGAGTTACCACAAAGCTATCAGAGCTAAATGCGATCTTGCCGTTTAAATTTAATATCGCCGAGTCGTTGCTCTGTCTTAAAATTTCATTATCAAAAATTTTAAATATTGTCTCGTTTATAAGCGAGTTCATCTCCTCGCCGCCGCCGCCGTGGCTTAGCATTATCTTTTTCATTAAATTCCTTAACCAACTCTTGCGTATTTAAAATATGCCGCACAAGCGCCCTCGCTTGAGACCATGCACGATCCTATCGGATTTTGTGGATTACAAACCTTGCCAAAGACTTTGCACTCTGTTGGCTTTGCTAGCCCTCTTAAAATTTGCCCACAAATGCAAGCCTTGCTCTCTCCAGCGCTCTCTACGTTGCAGTCAAACTGCGCTCTAGCGTCAAGATAGGCAAACTCATTTTTTAGTTTCATGCCGCTTTGCGCTATCTCGCCAAGGCCTCTCCAGACAAAGTCGCACGGCTCAAAGTACTTAGCGATGAGCTCTTTTGCCTTGAGGTTGCCCTCTTCTTTGACAGCCCTTGCGTACTCGTTATAGACTTCATAAGTGCCTGCATTTTGCTGACGGACTAAATTTAGCACACTTGCCATGATATCAAGCGGCTCAAAACCACTAATGGCTATCGGTCTTTTAAACTCATCTGCTAACTCTTTATAAATTTTACTGCCAGTGATGACGCTTACGTGGCTTGGGCCTAAAAATGCATCTATCCTCACGTTTTCATCGCTCATTATGGCTCTAACTGGTGCTGGGACGGTTACGTGATTTATATGAAAGTATAAATTTTTAATGCCCTGCTGAAGCACTTTTTCAACCAAATTTGCACTCATCGGAGTCGTCGTCTCAAAACCGATCGCAAAAAATATGACCTTTTTGTCTGGATTTTGCTTAGCTATATTTAGCGCATCAAGTGGCGTGTAAAGTGCTCTTATGTCGTGCCCTTCTCCGCGAAGCTTTTGCAAGCTTGTCTTTGAGCCAGGCACTCTTAGCATGTCAGCTAGCGTGCAAAAGATCACATTATCCATGCTAGCTAGCTTACAGGCCTCATCTATGCGGCTCTTTGGCATCACGCAGACTGGACAGCCTGGGCCGTGGATGAAATTTATATGCTCTCCAACTAAGCTTGGCAGTGCAAACTTCATAATGCTGTGCGTATGGCCGCCACAAATTTCCATGATATTTAGGGGCTTTGTGCTCTCTTTTTGGATGAGCTTTGAAAGGGCTAGGATTAAATTTTTATCGCGAAAGTCATTGATAAGATCCATCAAATTTTCCCCGCGTTCATATCATCAGCGATCTTTTGATAGACATCCAAGCTCTCAAGCGCAAACTGCGTATCGATCTTTTGCATGGCGTATCCAACGTGGATTAGCACGTATTCGCCAACCTTTACCTCTTCAGATATAAGGTCTAGGCTTACTTTTCTAGTAACGCCCAGAGTCTCAACGGTGGCAACGTTATTTTCATCTATTTCTATTACTTTTGAAGGTATTGAAAGACACATTATCTTAGCTCTTTTTTAAATTCCAAATAGTTTATCCATTTATTGACGCCTTCGCCTGTTTTGCTATCTATCACAAAGATATCGACCTTTGGATTTAGCTTTCTAGCGTCGTTTTTCACTCGCTCGATATCAAAGTCAAAGTGCGGTGCAAGCGAAGCTTTTGTGATAAGAAGCACATCAGCAGCCCTAAACATCACTGGATATTTGCTCACCTTATCATCGCCCTCTGGTACTGAAAGAAGCACAGCGTTAAAGTGTGAGCCAACGTCATAGCTTGCAGGACAGACTAAATTTCCAACATTTTCTATAAAGACTAGATCAAGCTCGTTTAGTGGCAGGTGATGAAGCCCTTCATGCACCATAAATGCGTCCAAGTGACAGGTCTGACCTGTGCTTATCTGATGAGCCTTTGCACCAGCTTTTACTATGCGGTCGGCATCTTGATTTGTCTCCAAATCGCCCTCAACAACGCCTATTTTAAATTTACCAGCCTTTATCGTAGCCTCTAAAAGCGTCGTCTTACCAGCACCTGGGCTACTCATTAAATT includes:
- the hypB gene encoding hydrogenase nickel incorporation protein HypB, whose product is MCKDCGCSMGNHAHTHTHADGTTHSHPHTHDGHTDHAHDAHEHSHEAHAHPVLNESKTIDVIEKILSENDKEAAHNRVHLDEKKILCVNLMSSPGAGKTTLLEATIKAGKFKIGVVEGDLETNQDADRIVKAGAKAHQISTGQTCHLDAFMVHEGLHHLPLNELDLVFIENVGNLVCPASYDVGSHFNAVLLSVPEGDDKVSKYPVMFRAADVLLITKASLAPHFDFDIERVKNDARKLNPKVDIFVIDSKTGEGVNKWINYLEFKKELR
- the hypD gene encoding hydrogenase formation protein HypD; the protein is MDLINDFRDKNLILALSKLIQKESTKPLNIMEICGGHTHSIMKFALPSLVGEHINFIHGPGCPVCVMPKSRIDEACKLASMDNVIFCTLADMLRVPGSKTSLQKLRGEGHDIRALYTPLDALNIAKQNPDKKVIFFAIGFETTTPMSANLVEKVLQQGIKNLYFHINHVTVPAPVRAIMSDENVRIDAFLGPSHVSVITGSKIYKELADEFKRPIAISGFEPLDIMASVLNLVRQQNAGTYEVYNEYARAVKEEGNLKAKELIAKYFEPCDFVWRGLGEIAQSGMKLKNEFAYLDARAQFDCNVESAGESKACICGQILRGLAKPTECKVFGKVCNPQNPIGSCMVSSEGACAAYFKYARVG
- a CDS encoding HypC/HybG/HupF family hydrogenase formation chaperone; the protein is MCLSIPSKVIEIDENNVATVETLGVTRKVSLDLISEEVKVGEYVLIHVGYAMQKIDTQFALESLDVYQKIADDMNAGKI
- the hypE gene encoding hydrogenase expression/formation protein HypE; its protein translation is MKKIMLSHGGGGEEMNSLINETIFKIFDNEILRQSNDSAILNLNGKIAFSSDSFVVTPIFFNGGDIGKIAACGTINDLAMVGASAKYLSCSLIIEEGLSVEELEKVLGSLAKTCKDSGVSVVCGDTKVVPKGKCDKIFINTAGIGEIVCEGVELKNLKAGAKILISGDVGRHGGVVLAAREEFELGLDLKSDCKSLKEVALKLFSAGIKPQTMRDATRGGLSAVLNEWAKFAKFDILVFEENIKVADEVMGVCELFGFEPYELANEGTFVMAVDESQAEDALGILREFDKNAMIIGEVTEAKNERVIIENAYKSRRFLEPPKGELLPRIC